Part of the Chromatiales bacterium 21-64-14 genome, TCTGCTGCCGCTGCCACCCCTGGATGGGGGTCGGGTGCTGGTGGGCTTGCTGCCGGGGCCGTGGGCCTGGAAGGTGAGCCGCATCGAACCCTATGGATTTCCGATCCTGCTGGTACTGCTGATCACTGGCGGTCTGGCTTACCTGATCGTACCGCCGATCAATTGGATCGAGCACGCGATCTACTTCGTGACTGGCTTGTAGGCGGGGGGCCTGTGAGCTCCGTTCCGGTACCCAATCAACGCGTCCTGTCCGGCATGCGGCCCACGGGTCGTCTGCACTTGGGCCATTATCACGGGGTGCTCAAGAACTGGGTGCGGCTCCAGCACGAATACGAGTGTTTCTTCTTCGTCGCCGATCTGCACGCGTTGACTACCCAGTACGACGCACCCCAGACCATCCGGGACAGCGTCTGGGATATGGTGATCGACTGGCTGGCGGCGGGTGTGGATCCGAGTGCCACGCGCTTGTTTATCCAGTCGCGGATCCCGGAGCACGCAGAACTCCATTTGTTGCTGTCCATGATCACCCCGTTAGGCTGGCTGGAACGTATACCGACCTATAAGGACCAGCAGGAAAAGCTGAAGGAGAAAGACCTCGCCACCTACGGTTTCCTCGGCTATCCGGTGCTGCAGACTGCCGACATCCTGATCTACAAGGCGAGCTTCGTGCCGGTGGGGGAGGACCAGGTGCCTCATGTGGAGATGTCCCGGGAGCTGGCGCGGCGCTTCAATCACCTCTACGGGCGCGAGCCGGATTTCGAGGAGAAATCGGAGGCCGCGATTCGCACGGCGGGGAAGAAGAACGCGCGGCTCTACCGGGACCTGCGCCGGCGTTATCAGGAACAGGGCGATCAGCAGGCCTTGGAAGAGGCGCGGGCCTTGCTGGAGACCCAGCAGAACCTGACCCTGGGGGATCGGGAGCGGCTGTTCGGTTATCTGGAGGGCCGCGCGCGGATCCTGTTGCCCGAGCCCCAGGCGCTGCTCACGCCGGCGTCGCGGATGCCGGGGCTGGACGGTCAGAAGATGTCCAAGTCCTATCACAACACCATTGCCCTGCGCGACG contains:
- a CDS encoding tryptophan--tRNA ligase encodes the protein MSSVPVPNQRVLSGMRPTGRLHLGHYHGVLKNWVRLQHEYECFFFVADLHALTTQYDAPQTIRDSVWDMVIDWLAAGVDPSATRLFIQSRIPEHAELHLLLSMITPLGWLERIPTYKDQQEKLKEKDLATYGFLGYPVLQTADILIYKASFVPVGEDQVPHVEMSRELARRFNHLYGREPDFEEKSEAAIRTAGKKNARLYRDLRRRYQEQGDQQALEEARALLETQQNLTLGDRERLFGYLEGRARILLPEPQALLTPASRMPGLDGQKMSKSYHNTIALRDDPDEVAKKLRTMPTDPARVRRNDPGDPDKCPVWRFHQVYSGEETQRWVQDGCRSAGIGCLECKQPVVDAVVAEIHGFHQRAQPFLDDPSRVRGIIAEGTESARDVARQTLDEVREVMGLVYR